In Elaeis guineensis isolate ETL-2024a chromosome 1, EG11, whole genome shotgun sequence, a genomic segment contains:
- the LOC140854790 gene encoding uncharacterized protein translates to MSTDWGPVIVAVILFILLSPGLLFQLPARNRVIEFGNMYTSGISVLVHSVIFFAILTILVIAIGVHVHAA, encoded by the coding sequence ATGTCGACGGATTGGGGGCCGGTGATCGTTGCGGTAATCCTCTTTATTCTCTTATCACCAGGGCTCTTATTTCAGCTACCAGCAAGGAATAGAGTAATAGAATTTGGTAACATGTACACGAGTGGGATCTCGGTTCTGGTTCACAGTGTCATCTTCTTCGCAATACTAACCATCCTGGTGATTGCAATAGGCGTTCATGTGCATGCCGCGTGA